From the Clostridiales bacterium FE2011 genome, one window contains:
- a CDS encoding UvrD-helicase domain-containing protein — protein MMWTEDQQRVISSSSQKLICSAAAGSGKTAVMIERIVRLIREGADPFSFLVITFTNAAAAEMKEKIRKRLLAERKDPIIASAAEKASAMEICTIHAFCQHLIRQEFQIVGVDPFFQISTGAQREQLFADAFRQACNKLRDEEDADYLSFIRQYEPGEARTIVTTVWGFIMSLPDPFGWLKTKAEDVPLYVDRDHPWFRTVSRMVNEKILRLQIILRQQADMFDEYEKQEAYRPVFIEDQKRVETLCRWRDGEDISRDELEKGFCKAPVLRNLNDREIDWKERYQNYRKQLKDICSELQTWILPDHEKITREFTEIRNSLRGLARITEETHLAYEKNKARACVLDFTDLEHKALAILQDETVRESVRSRYQRIFVDECQDVSSVQDALIQALAGEKNTLFMVGDVKQSIYRFRQANPKLFLSRITDQGPDAGECIFLQENFRSRPEVLETANIIFRDVMRKEAADLEYAPSDELRAGRTDCEGHVPVMVDLLNVGEEQTRLEAVANHTAEQIRQMTEEKKYRYKDMMILMPEVSTDGPKLTDLLKERGIPVFFDGKGGFFEQQEVIVFRNLLMLVDNPHLDLPLLTALVNPPFDFTEEELSHIRLKYTGKKKPFWQAFEMMSEEKSPLGMKCREVKEKLEGWRFLAPRTQLSDFLWYLLEDTLLCAIYGASDHGNAAKKNLRSLCLQAEQAADHGIYSLRDFLNFLSEQASGGEMQAASALGNDDDLVRIMTMHKSKGLQFPVVFCLGLDKGLKGRAGERVQLDEELGLCLRYKVPEWRLCRKTAADEIFTWKKDHDVKAEKICLLYVAITRAQEKLFLVGTDTDRPIWYMLPGDHRTLAASDYLDLIMPALMDDDKKSTSFAQASKPYKIRIFDSIQQKTVERPEVIHNLKSWVETLLSAPPVDELWKNDSDQNLLPEDENRLKKYSVTALLRNARNRIFLEDEEQTPEEKRTPDYVERMLRKYETGSRPSFMDPVKEAGGAARGTVIHRFLSLVNLDAMRQEGGTDAEQLIAVRDRLVSEQVFTPEEAAWIRPEIISRFFASEIGKRMLASPEVHREWDFNLYVQERGMIVQGMIDCAFREGDGWILLDYKTDHIENEEEFMEEYRPQLEWYAVALRELTGKPVRESWLYALSVDKAYRL, from the coding sequence ATGATGTGGACAGAAGACCAGCAAAGGGTGATCAGTTCCTCTTCGCAGAAGCTGATCTGTTCCGCTGCGGCCGGCAGCGGTAAAACTGCTGTCATGATTGAAAGAATTGTGAGGCTGATCCGGGAAGGAGCAGACCCTTTTTCTTTTCTGGTGATTACCTTTACCAACGCTGCTGCCGCGGAAATGAAGGAAAAGATCCGGAAACGGCTGCTGGCGGAAAGAAAGGATCCGATCATAGCTTCAGCTGCGGAAAAAGCGTCTGCCATGGAAATCTGCACGATCCATGCCTTCTGCCAGCATCTGATCCGGCAGGAGTTCCAGATTGTCGGAGTGGATCCTTTCTTCCAGATCAGTACCGGCGCCCAGCGGGAACAGTTGTTCGCGGATGCTTTCCGCCAGGCATGCAACAAACTGAGGGATGAAGAAGATGCAGATTACCTGTCCTTCATCCGGCAGTATGAACCGGGAGAAGCCAGGACAATTGTCACAACGGTCTGGGGCTTTATTATGAGTCTTCCTGATCCCTTCGGCTGGCTGAAAACGAAGGCTGAGGACGTTCCGCTGTATGTGGACCGGGATCATCCCTGGTTCCGGACGGTATCCCGGATGGTCAATGAAAAAATCCTGCGGCTTCAGATTATCCTGAGGCAGCAGGCGGATATGTTTGATGAATATGAAAAACAGGAAGCTTACCGTCCTGTCTTTATTGAGGATCAGAAACGGGTGGAGACGCTTTGCCGCTGGAGAGACGGAGAAGATATCAGCCGTGACGAACTGGAAAAAGGTTTCTGCAAAGCTCCGGTTCTGAGAAACCTGAATGACCGGGAGATTGACTGGAAAGAACGGTACCAGAATTACCGGAAACAGCTGAAGGATATCTGCAGCGAACTGCAAACCTGGATTCTGCCGGATCATGAGAAAATCACAAGGGAGTTTACGGAAATCCGAAATTCCCTGCGAGGCCTTGCGAGAATTACGGAAGAAACCCATCTGGCCTATGAAAAGAATAAAGCCCGAGCCTGTGTGCTGGATTTTACCGATCTGGAACATAAAGCCCTGGCAATTCTTCAGGACGAAACAGTCAGGGAATCGGTCCGGAGCCGTTATCAGCGGATATTTGTGGATGAATGCCAGGACGTTTCCTCTGTCCAGGATGCTTTGATCCAGGCGCTGGCCGGAGAAAAAAATACCCTGTTTATGGTCGGGGATGTAAAGCAGAGCATCTATCGATTCCGCCAGGCCAATCCGAAGCTGTTTCTTTCCCGGATTACGGATCAGGGACCGGACGCGGGAGAGTGTATTTTCCTGCAGGAAAACTTCCGTTCCCGTCCGGAAGTCCTGGAAACAGCCAATATCATTTTCCGGGACGTCATGCGGAAAGAGGCTGCGGACCTTGAATATGCGCCGTCGGATGAGCTGCGGGCCGGCCGCACTGACTGTGAAGGTCATGTACCCGTGATGGTGGATCTGCTGAATGTGGGCGAGGAGCAGACACGACTGGAAGCTGTCGCGAATCATACGGCGGAACAGATCCGGCAAATGACTGAGGAAAAGAAGTACAGATATAAGGATATGATGATCCTGATGCCGGAGGTCAGCACCGACGGACCGAAACTGACGGATCTGCTGAAGGAACGGGGCATTCCTGTCTTCTTTGATGGAAAAGGCGGCTTCTTTGAACAGCAGGAAGTAATCGTTTTCCGCAACCTGCTGATGTTGGTGGATAATCCCCATCTGGATCTTCCCCTGCTGACCGCTCTGGTGAATCCGCCCTTTGACTTTACGGAAGAAGAACTGAGTCATATCCGCCTGAAGTATACCGGCAAAAAGAAGCCGTTCTGGCAGGCCTTTGAGATGATGTCGGAAGAAAAGAGCCCGCTGGGAATGAAATGCCGGGAGGTAAAGGAAAAGCTGGAGGGCTGGCGTTTCCTGGCACCGCGGACACAGCTTTCAGATTTTCTCTGGTATCTGCTGGAGGATACGCTCCTGTGCGCAATTTACGGAGCGTCGGATCACGGAAATGCTGCCAAAAAGAACCTCAGAAGCCTCTGTCTTCAGGCGGAGCAGGCAGCGGATCATGGCATATACAGCTTGAGGGATTTCCTGAACTTCCTGTCTGAGCAGGCGTCCGGCGGTGAAATGCAGGCCGCTTCGGCTTTGGGGAATGACGATGACCTGGTCCGGATTATGACTATGCATAAATCAAAAGGCCTGCAGTTTCCGGTTGTGTTCTGCCTGGGGCTGGATAAGGGCCTGAAGGGCAGAGCCGGAGAACGCGTCCAGCTGGACGAGGAGCTGGGCCTGTGCCTGCGCTACAAGGTTCCGGAGTGGCGCCTGTGCCGGAAAACGGCTGCCGATGAAATCTTCACATGGAAAAAAGACCATGACGTGAAAGCGGAAAAAATTTGTCTTCTCTATGTGGCAATCACCCGGGCACAGGAAAAATTGTTCCTGGTCGGAACGGATACTGACCGGCCGATCTGGTACATGCTTCCCGGGGACCACAGAACGCTGGCTGCCTCAGATTACCTGGATCTGATTATGCCTGCACTGATGGATGACGACAAGAAATCCACAAGCTTTGCACAGGCTTCAAAGCCTTATAAAATAAGGATTTTTGATAGTATTCAACAGAAAACTGTGGAAAGACCTGAAGTTATCCACAACCTGAAATCATGGGTTGAAACCTTACTTTCTGCACCGCCTGTGGATGAACTGTGGAAGAATGATTCTGATCAAAATTTGCTTCCGGAAGACGAAAACCGGTTGAAAAAATACTCCGTCACAGCATTGCTCCGGAATGCACGTAACCGTATCTTCCTGGAGGATGAGGAACAGACGCCGGAAGAGAAGCGGACGCCGGATTATGTGGAGCGGATGCTCCGGAAGTATGAGACGGGCAGCAGGCCATCGTTTATGGATCCTGTAAAGGAAGCGGGAGGCGCGGCCAGGGGTACGGTAATCCACCGTTTCCTGTCCCTTGTGAACCTGGATGCCATGAGGCAGGAGGGCGGAACGGATGCTGAACAGCTGATCGCTGTAAGGGACAGGCTGGTCAGTGAACAGGTATTTACACCGGAAGAAGCGGCGTGGATCCGTCCGGAAATTATCAGCAGGTTTTTTGCTTCCGAAATCGGGAAACGGATGCTGGCCAGTCCGGAAGTCCACAGGGAATGGGATTTCAACCTGTATGTGCAGGAACGAGGTATGATTGTGCAGGGAATGATCGACTGTGCCTTCCGGGAAGGCGACGGATGGATCCTGCTGGACTACAAAACGGACCATATCGAAAATGAAGAAGAGTTTATGGAGGAGTATCGTCCCCAGCTTGAGTGGTATGCTGTCGCACTGCGGGAACTGACCGGTAAACCGGTCCGGGAGAGCTGGCTTTATGCCCTGTCTGTGGATAAAGCTTACAGGCTGTAA
- the recF gene encoding DNA replication/repair protein RecF — translation MLIEELKLKNFRNYSELTLHPHPGVNLYFGRNGSGKTNLLEAIHYCSLGRSHRISNDANAVKNGEAFALSSVSIRNSLGQREIAVRFHPDETQKKSILLDGKKIAKFSDMMGCLRCVIFSPEDLGLIKEGPSLRRRYLDMMISQINRGYFIALQQYRTCMDQRNALIRNLRANSYADTSMLSAFEETMAAPAAVIIRERRRIVSLLSECARETYQRVSDTDEIFRLAYHSSVKEETEIEEVLCRLFRENREDDIRMGFTSVGPHRDDLILTLNKNQMKQFASQGQIRTAALSMKLSQMQILRDQSGEEPVLLLDDVMSELDRKRRACLIGEISSFQTFITCADRDDVDCEKVDKMWMVSADAGEAKVEEIQNSEFRIQN, via the coding sequence ATGCTGATAGAAGAACTGAAACTGAAAAACTTCAGAAATTACAGCGAGCTGACACTTCACCCCCATCCCGGCGTCAATCTGTATTTCGGAAGGAACGGATCCGGCAAGACGAATCTGCTGGAAGCGATTCACTATTGCTCACTGGGCCGTTCTCACCGGATTTCAAATGATGCCAACGCGGTCAAAAACGGTGAAGCGTTTGCTCTTTCTTCTGTCTCCATCCGCAATTCATTAGGCCAGCGTGAAATCGCCGTACGCTTTCATCCTGATGAAACACAGAAAAAGTCCATCCTGCTGGACGGAAAAAAGATTGCGAAGTTTTCCGATATGATGGGCTGCCTGCGCTGCGTCATCTTTTCACCTGAAGATCTCGGATTGATCAAGGAAGGACCGTCCCTGCGGAGACGGTACCTGGATATGATGATCAGCCAGATCAACAGGGGATATTTCATTGCCCTCCAGCAATACCGGACCTGCATGGATCAGCGGAATGCCCTGATCCGGAACCTGCGGGCAAACTCCTATGCTGATACTTCCATGCTTTCAGCTTTTGAGGAAACAATGGCTGCTCCTGCAGCGGTGATTATCCGTGAAAGGAGGAGAATCGTTTCGCTCTTATCTGAATGCGCACGGGAAACATATCAGCGGGTTTCGGATACAGATGAGATTTTCCGTCTGGCATATCATTCCTCTGTAAAGGAAGAAACAGAAATAGAGGAAGTCCTCTGCCGCCTCTTCAGGGAAAACAGGGAGGACGATATCCGGATGGGATTTACTTCTGTCGGTCCACACAGGGATGACCTGATCCTGACGCTGAATAAGAACCAGATGAAACAGTTTGCCAGCCAGGGACAGATCCGGACAGCCGCTCTAAGCATGAAATTATCCCAGATGCAGATCCTGAGGGATCAGAGCGGCGAAGAGCCGGTACTCCTCCTGGATGACGTGATGAGCGAACTGGACCGGAAACGCCGGGCCTGCCTGATCGGTGAAATCAGCTCCTTCCAGACTTTTATCACCTGTGCTGACCGGGATGACGTGGACTGTGAAAAAGTGGATAAGATGTGGATGGTTTCAGCTGACGCAGGCGAGGCAAAGGTAGAAGAAATTCAGAATTCAGAATTCAGAATTCAGAATTAA
- the dnaN gene encoding DNA polymerase III subunit beta: MNSQDLLEGLNIVTRALSPRPAKQILEGVLISAEENRVMMTCSDGSLTIEYTNAASVQEEGQTVLPGRIFTEMIRKMPSGTVTITEQDHRSATIRCMKNRSSLAVMNPAEYPEINPMKTGSAVKIQQNKFKDMISHVVFAIATDESRQILTGSLLEVNRSEARLVALDGFRLAMYKLFQPFELPAGVDVVSAVIPGKVLNELTKILPDDDAFCTLLVDKGRMQCTFGNIRLSSVLLAGEYIDYRRILPSDFKTEALANKSNVQDAIERASLMAREGKNNLIKMSFRDDVLKISSNAELGDVEEEMEASLNGEPIDIAFNARYITDVIRNVPDEELCMKFNSSVSPCVVVPQKGNDYLYLILPVRVFQ, from the coding sequence ATGAACTCTCAGGACCTGCTTGAAGGACTCAACATTGTCACCAGAGCACTGTCCCCCCGTCCGGCAAAACAAATCCTGGAAGGTGTGCTGATCTCAGCTGAAGAGAACCGTGTTATGATGACCTGTTCCGACGGGTCGCTGACCATTGAATACACCAATGCCGCTTCCGTGCAGGAAGAAGGCCAGACGGTGCTGCCCGGCAGGATTTTTACGGAAATGATCCGTAAGATGCCTTCCGGTACCGTGACAATCACGGAGCAGGATCATCGTTCAGCTACCATTCGCTGCATGAAGAACCGCAGCTCCCTGGCTGTGATGAATCCGGCTGAATATCCGGAAATTAATCCGATGAAAACCGGTTCTGCCGTAAAAATCCAGCAGAACAAGTTTAAGGATATGATTTCCCATGTGGTTTTCGCTATTGCCACAGATGAAAGCCGACAGATCCTGACCGGCAGCCTGCTGGAAGTGAACCGCAGTGAAGCCCGGCTGGTTGCGCTGGATGGATTCCGGCTGGCAATGTATAAGCTGTTCCAGCCCTTTGAACTGCCGGCAGGCGTTGACGTGGTCAGCGCCGTCATTCCCGGTAAGGTACTGAATGAACTGACCAAGATTCTTCCGGATGATGATGCGTTCTGCACGCTGCTGGTGGATAAGGGAAGAATGCAGTGCACCTTTGGCAATATCCGCCTGTCCAGTGTTCTGCTGGCCGGTGAATATATTGATTACCGCCGCATTCTGCCTTCTGATTTCAAGACGGAAGCGCTGGCAAACAAGAGCAACGTCCAGGACGCTATTGAACGCGCAAGCCTGATGGCCCGTGAAGGAAAAAATAACCTGATCAAGATGAGCTTCCGTGATGACGTCCTGAAAATTTCTTCCAATGCTGAACTGGGTGATGTGGAAGAAGAAATGGAAGCTTCCCTGAACGGTGAACCCATTGATATTGCTTTCAATGCAAGATACATTACGGATGTGATCAGGAATGTTCCGGATGAGGAGCTGTGCATGAAATTCAATTCCAGCGTCAGCCCCTGTGTGGTTGTTCCTCAGAAGGGCAATGACTATCTCTACCTGATTCTGCCGGTACGTGTTTTCCAGTAA
- the pgsA gene encoding CDP-diacylglycerol--glycerol-3-phosphate 3-phosphatidyltransferase has protein sequence MNLPNKLSVARVLCIPAIVTLLHFPSDTCRIIAAVLFIIGCLTDFLDGKIARKRNLVTDFGKFIDPVADKLLVLTTLIMLVYLKMMPAWIVIIILCRELAVDGLRMVAVTKGNVIAAGPLGKWKTACQMILISAMLILNLSVYECWPLAVLAGIVVLLTLGSAVDYFVRNASVLSEK, from the coding sequence TTGAACCTTCCGAATAAACTGAGCGTTGCCCGGGTACTCTGTATTCCCGCCATTGTAACGCTGCTTCATTTTCCGTCTGATACCTGCCGGATCATTGCAGCGGTGCTGTTCATTATCGGCTGCCTGACAGATTTCCTGGATGGAAAAATTGCCCGGAAACGGAACCTTGTGACGGATTTCGGTAAATTCATTGATCCCGTGGCAGATAAACTTCTTGTCCTGACCACCCTGATTATGCTGGTTTACCTGAAGATGATGCCTGCCTGGATCGTGATCATCATTCTCTGCCGGGAACTGGCAGTGGACGGACTGCGGATGGTTGCCGTCACCAAAGGAAACGTGATCGCCGCCGGACCGCTTGGCAAGTGGAAAACCGCCTGCCAGATGATCCTGATCAGCGCCATGCTGATCCTGAATCTTTCCGTTTATGAATGCTGGCCGCTGGCGGTTTTAGCCGGCATTGTCGTGCTGCTTACCCTGGGTTCCGCTGTGGATTATTTTGTGAGGAACGCCTCTGTTTTGTCTGAAAAATAA